A region from the Mesorhizobium sp. J8 genome encodes:
- a CDS encoding ABC transporter ATP-binding protein produces MSSVQYQKVVKSFGALNVLRSLDLAVPDHKFLALLGPSGCGKTTALRILAGLDMPTAGKVFIGERDVTRLQPRDRDIAMVFQSYALYPQMTVAENIGYPLWIRGTPEAGRKTKIGEVAAILEIGHLLDRRPRQLSGGQRQRVALARAIVRDPAAFLMDEPLSNLDARLRLTMRGEIKRLCQRLSATTIYVTHDQVEALTMADLVAVMHGGELQQMAPPIEIYDRPANRFVATFVGNPPMNILPAGLSEQGVIVAGKVVPLDAARLAACRAASVAEIGLRPEDCSAAAVDAPGALPGEIYVVEPMGNETLINVRLDGGNVSVRAGREFRGVVGESIGVAFDPANACFFNSAGLTTVHRVNNNGRVT; encoded by the coding sequence ATGAGTTCGGTTCAGTACCAGAAGGTGGTCAAGAGCTTCGGCGCGCTCAACGTGCTGCGGTCGCTCGACCTTGCCGTGCCGGACCACAAATTCCTCGCTTTGCTCGGCCCGTCGGGTTGCGGCAAGACGACGGCGCTGCGCATCCTGGCCGGGCTCGACATGCCGACCGCGGGCAAGGTCTTCATCGGCGAGCGCGACGTGACCCGGCTGCAGCCGCGTGACCGCGACATCGCCATGGTCTTCCAGAGCTACGCGCTCTATCCGCAAATGACGGTCGCCGAAAACATCGGCTATCCGCTGTGGATTCGCGGCACGCCGGAAGCCGGGCGAAAGACCAAGATCGGCGAGGTCGCAGCCATCCTCGAGATCGGCCATCTGCTCGACCGGCGGCCGCGCCAGCTTTCGGGCGGACAGCGCCAGCGCGTCGCGCTGGCCCGCGCCATCGTGCGCGACCCGGCGGCGTTCCTGATGGACGAGCCGCTCTCCAATCTCGACGCGCGGCTCAGGCTCACCATGCGCGGCGAGATCAAGCGGCTCTGCCAGCGCCTCAGCGCCACCACCATCTATGTCACCCACGACCAGGTCGAGGCGCTCACCATGGCCGACCTCGTCGCCGTCATGCATGGCGGCGAGCTGCAGCAGATGGCGCCGCCCATCGAGATATATGACCGTCCGGCCAACCGCTTCGTCGCCACCTTCGTCGGCAACCCGCCGATGAACATCCTGCCGGCCGGGCTTTCCGAGCAAGGCGTCATCGTAGCCGGCAAGGTCGTCCCGCTGGATGCCGCGCGGCTTGCCGCCTGCCGCGCCGCCTCCGTCGCCGAAATCGGCCTGCGGCCGGAGGACTGCAGCGCCGCCGCCGTCGACGCGCCTGGCGCTCTGCCCGGCGAAATCTACGTCGTCGAACCGATGGGCAACGAGACGCTGATCAATGTCCGCCTGGACGGCGGCAACGTCTCGGTCCGGGCCGGCCGCGAATTCCGGGGTGTGGTGGGTGAAAGCATCGGCGTCGCCTTCGACCCGGCGAACGCTTGTTTCTTCAATTCGGCCGGCCTGACAACCGTCCATAGGGTCAACAACAATGGGAGAGTGACATGA
- a CDS encoding universal stress protein has translation MYKKILIATDGSELAQKGVVHGLELAKGLGASVAFVTVSEPFPALAWGGAMAGYVAADELVNYEESARKYASELLAKCKAEADAKGVEAKTLHIENRTPAEAILEVAGAEGSDLIVMASHGRRGLGRLVLGSQTAEVVSLTTIPVLVVR, from the coding sequence ATGTACAAGAAAATCCTGATCGCCACCGATGGCTCGGAACTCGCCCAGAAGGGCGTCGTCCACGGGCTGGAGCTGGCCAAGGGGCTCGGCGCCAGCGTCGCCTTCGTCACCGTCTCGGAGCCGTTCCCGGCGCTCGCCTGGGGCGGCGCCATGGCCGGCTATGTCGCGGCCGACGAGCTGGTCAATTACGAGGAAAGCGCGCGCAAATACGCCAGCGAGCTGCTCGCCAAATGCAAGGCCGAGGCCGATGCGAAGGGCGTCGAGGCGAAGACCCTGCATATCGAGAACCGGACGCCCGCCGAGGCGATCCTCGAGGTCGCCGGCGCGGAAGGCAGCGACTTGATCGTCATGGCCTCGCACGGCCGCCGCGGGCTGGGACGGCTGGTGCTGGGCAGCCAGACGGCGGAAGTGGTGTCGCTGACGACGATCCCGGTGCTGGTGGTTCGGTAG
- a CDS encoding DUF1003 domain-containing protein: MAGDPKASAQIQADNENDVAGEYLEAETVPEDAQAAADEILEAPEVPDSEPHAEPHVPGTARIKPKKKPSAISGRKFRKRDLVRIDDLRPSLADRIRSDHPDLPRGARISREELGRYRMRYMEELLQQEHGEFSELDRQVVESIAKQDTISENSEEEYEEHRSFPDRVSDTMAEFGGSWWFLISFATVLLLWIGINLIAGTTNAFDPYPFILLNLLLSCIAAIQAPVIMMSQKRQEAKDRLRSFNDYRVNLKAELEVRHLHEKLDYLISRQWQRLAEMQQMQLDAMHELAAKKAKRATRAARRKTTKAPAEG; the protein is encoded by the coding sequence ATGGCAGGCGACCCGAAGGCATCCGCGCAGATCCAGGCCGACAACGAGAACGACGTCGCCGGCGAATATCTCGAGGCCGAAACCGTGCCGGAGGATGCGCAGGCCGCCGCCGACGAGATCCTCGAAGCGCCGGAAGTGCCGGATTCCGAGCCGCACGCCGAACCGCATGTTCCAGGCACGGCCCGGATCAAGCCCAAGAAAAAACCCTCGGCGATCTCGGGGCGCAAATTCCGCAAGCGCGACCTGGTGCGCATCGACGATCTGAGGCCCAGCCTCGCCGACCGCATCCGCTCCGACCATCCCGACCTGCCGCGCGGCGCCCGCATCAGCCGCGAGGAGCTCGGCCGCTACCGCATGCGCTACATGGAGGAATTGCTGCAGCAGGAGCACGGCGAATTCTCCGAGCTCGACCGCCAGGTGGTGGAATCGATCGCCAAGCAGGACACGATCTCGGAGAACTCGGAAGAGGAATATGAGGAGCACCGCTCCTTCCCCGACCGTGTTTCCGACACGATGGCCGAGTTCGGCGGCAGCTGGTGGTTCCTGATCTCCTTCGCCACGGTGCTGCTGCTGTGGATCGGCATCAACCTGATCGCCGGCACGACCAACGCCTTCGACCCCTACCCGTTCATCCTGCTCAACCTGCTGCTCTCCTGCATCGCCGCCATCCAGGCGCCGGTGATCATGATGAGCCAGAAGCGCCAGGAAGCCAAAGACCGGCTGCGCTCCTTCAACGACTATCGGGTGAACCTCAAGGCCGAGCTGGAGGTGCGGCACCTGCACGAAAAGCTCGACTACCTCATCTCGCGCCAATGGCAGCGCCTGGCCGAAATGCAGCAGATGCAGCTCGACGCCATGCACGAGCTGGCCGCGAAGAAGGCGAAACGCGCGACCCGGGCGGCGCGGCGCAAGACGACCAAGGCGCCGGCGGAGGGGTGA
- a CDS encoding extracellular solute-binding protein — protein MMHSSRLTRRSVIKSALGLALATTALTTLGLPMPAKAAGKKVIIGAFADGGLTPFKEKIIPLAKEQGFDIQFLEDEYGVTLEKWFADAQSGAGQYDLYLLDDPWVPQFGAANVLEDLGAGGIDGSDKDWIGPMIDMGYWPPQQGPRVKGFENAKPTLICVPFVGDLQTLTYRNDVFTGGAPKTWDEVIAKGKEGVAAGKIKYPVVFRGVTGNPIVTSWYPIFLSFGGSFFDDKWNPIFNSAEGKASADFFVGTMKQNAPSGVVEFDSDQEGAAILGGDAGAIIQYSGNALKADDPAQTKVAGKLDFGVVPKQKKAIAQMGIFIAGVPKSARNKANSIQFLKWYVSAETQAKLSEAGSIPVKRSAFGIAKPGNRLIPVALQQLDAGALPRPRTPDWAKVEELLGIELNKALQAGSGGGAALDTAAKQVKDYLTTAGYY, from the coding sequence ATGATGCATTCCAGCAGACTTACTCGCCGCTCCGTCATCAAAAGCGCGCTTGGCCTGGCCTTGGCGACCACTGCGCTGACCACGCTCGGCCTGCCGATGCCGGCCAAGGCGGCCGGCAAGAAAGTGATCATCGGCGCCTTTGCCGATGGCGGCCTGACGCCGTTCAAGGAAAAGATCATCCCGCTGGCCAAGGAACAGGGCTTCGACATCCAGTTCCTCGAGGACGAATACGGGGTGACGCTCGAGAAGTGGTTCGCCGATGCCCAGAGCGGCGCCGGCCAGTATGACCTCTACCTGCTCGACGACCCCTGGGTGCCGCAGTTCGGCGCCGCCAACGTCCTGGAAGATCTCGGCGCCGGCGGCATCGATGGCTCCGACAAGGACTGGATCGGCCCGATGATCGACATGGGCTACTGGCCGCCGCAGCAGGGGCCGCGCGTCAAGGGCTTCGAGAATGCCAAGCCGACGCTGATCTGCGTGCCCTTCGTCGGCGACCTGCAGACGCTGACCTATCGCAACGACGTCTTCACCGGCGGCGCGCCGAAGACCTGGGACGAGGTGATCGCCAAGGGCAAGGAAGGCGTCGCCGCCGGCAAGATCAAATATCCGGTCGTGTTCCGTGGCGTCACCGGCAACCCGATCGTCACCAGCTGGTACCCGATCTTCCTGTCGTTCGGCGGCTCCTTCTTCGACGACAAGTGGAACCCGATCTTCAATTCGGCCGAAGGCAAGGCCTCGGCCGATTTCTTCGTCGGCACGATGAAGCAGAACGCGCCGAGCGGCGTGGTGGAGTTCGATTCCGATCAGGAGGGCGCGGCGATCCTCGGCGGCGATGCAGGCGCCATCATCCAGTATTCGGGCAACGCGCTGAAGGCCGACGATCCGGCCCAGACCAAAGTGGCCGGCAAGCTCGATTTCGGCGTTGTGCCGAAACAGAAAAAGGCGATCGCCCAAATGGGCATCTTCATCGCCGGCGTGCCGAAATCGGCGCGCAACAAGGCGAACTCGATCCAGTTCCTGAAGTGGTATGTCAGCGCCGAAACCCAGGCCAAGCTCTCGGAAGCGGGCTCCATTCCGGTCAAGCGCAGCGCCTTCGGCATCGCCAAGCCCGGCAACCGGCTGATCCCGGTCGCGCTCCAGCAGCTCGATGCCGGCGCGCTGCCAAGGCCGCGCACGCCCGACTGGGCAAAGGTCGAGGAACTGCTCGGCATCGAGCTCAACAAGGCGCTGCAAGCCGGCTCCGGCGGCGGCGCCGCGCTCGACACGGCCGCCAAGCAGGTCAAGGACTATCTCACCACGGCCGGATACTACTGA
- the iolE gene encoding myo-inosose-2 dehydratase: MTTVRLGINPITWTNDDVPELGGDTPLETCLAETAEAGYAGTELGDKFPRDSRALRPILDHYGLALVSGWYDGRICEKEVDEEFEAIRPHLTLLRDLGARRVVYADTSRGRHGAIHDPISQRPKLMDGEWKAYGAKITRLAERFSDFGVGMAFHHHMGTIVETDQEIDRLMHTTGEAVGLLYDTGHCAFSGGDPEQLLRRHVERVVHVHCKDVRPAVLKKAREADMSFMGAVMEGIFTVPGDGAIDYATLLKILAGHGYSGWLVVEAEQDPAKAHPLTYATMGYRNLKTLAQGAGFYVHERKT, from the coding sequence ATGACGACAGTCCGACTTGGCATCAACCCGATCACCTGGACAAATGACGACGTGCCGGAACTGGGCGGCGACACGCCGCTCGAGACGTGCCTCGCCGAAACCGCGGAAGCCGGCTATGCCGGCACCGAGCTAGGCGACAAGTTTCCGCGCGACAGCCGCGCGCTTCGGCCCATCCTCGACCATTACGGGCTGGCGCTGGTCTCCGGCTGGTATGACGGGCGCATCTGCGAGAAGGAGGTGGACGAGGAATTCGAGGCGATCCGGCCGCATCTGACGCTGCTCCGGGACCTCGGCGCCCGGCGCGTCGTCTATGCCGACACCTCGCGCGGCCGGCATGGCGCGATCCACGACCCGATCTCGCAGCGGCCGAAGCTGATGGACGGCGAATGGAAGGCCTATGGCGCCAAGATCACCCGGCTCGCCGAGCGATTTTCCGATTTCGGCGTCGGCATGGCCTTCCATCATCACATGGGCACAATCGTCGAGACCGACCAGGAGATCGACAGGCTGATGCACACGACCGGCGAGGCGGTCGGCCTGCTCTACGACACCGGGCATTGCGCCTTTTCCGGCGGCGACCCGGAGCAGTTGCTGCGCCGGCATGTGGAGCGCGTCGTGCATGTGCATTGCAAGGATGTCCGCCCGGCCGTGCTGAAGAAGGCGCGCGAGGCCGACATGAGCTTCATGGGCGCGGTGATGGAAGGCATCTTCACCGTGCCGGGCGACGGCGCGATCGACTATGCGACGCTGCTCAAGATCCTCGCCGGCCACGGCTATTCCGGCTGGCTGGTGGTCGAGGCCGAGCAGGACCCGGCCAAGGCGCACCCCTTGACCTATGCCACGATGGGGTATCGCAATCTGAAGACGCTGGCGCAGGGCGCGGGCTTCTATGTGCACGAGCGCAAGACCTGA
- a CDS encoding beta-ketoacyl-[acyl-carrier-protein] synthase family protein: protein MQKRVVITGIGGICGLGNDAAAIWDAMRAGRSAIGPIDNPSLHDLKVKTGCEIKELPDHGIDRKQVVSMDRFSLLAVIAAREAMRQSGLTAHADNTYRMGAIVGIGVAGFETIEENYRAILLEGRNRAAIFTVPKVMPGAAAGQVSMNLGLRGPVFGATSACSSANHAISSAVDQIRLGRADVMVAGGTEAPLVWGVLKGWEALRVLSPDTCRPFSADRAGLVLGEGAGMAVLESYDHAMARGATILAEIAGVGLSADASDIVAPTVEGPEAAMRFCLADAGLNPEDVDYLNAHGTGTKANDQIETAAIKRVFGDHARSLSVSSTKSMHAHCLGASGGLEMIACVMAIRDGIVPPTANYREPDPECDLDVTPNTARERTVRAALSNSFAFGGTNAVLAFKAV from the coding sequence ATGCAAAAACGCGTCGTCATCACCGGTATCGGCGGGATTTGCGGGCTAGGCAACGATGCAGCGGCGATTTGGGACGCCATGCGCGCAGGCCGCTCGGCCATCGGCCCTATCGACAATCCGTCGCTGCATGACCTCAAGGTCAAGACCGGCTGCGAAATCAAGGAACTGCCGGATCATGGCATCGACCGCAAGCAGGTCGTGTCGATGGACCGTTTCAGCCTGCTGGCGGTGATCGCCGCGCGCGAGGCCATGCGGCAGTCCGGATTGACGGCCCATGCCGACAACACCTACCGGATGGGCGCAATCGTCGGCATCGGCGTCGCGGGCTTCGAGACCATCGAGGAGAATTACCGCGCGATCCTGCTCGAAGGGCGCAACCGCGCCGCCATTTTCACCGTGCCGAAAGTGATGCCGGGCGCGGCCGCTGGCCAGGTCAGCATGAATCTCGGGTTGCGCGGCCCTGTTTTCGGCGCCACGTCGGCCTGCTCGTCCGCCAACCACGCGATTTCCTCGGCCGTCGACCAGATCAGGCTCGGCCGCGCCGACGTGATGGTCGCCGGCGGCACCGAAGCGCCGCTGGTTTGGGGCGTGCTGAAGGGCTGGGAGGCGCTGCGAGTGCTTTCGCCCGACACATGCCGGCCGTTCTCGGCCGATCGTGCCGGCCTTGTGCTCGGCGAAGGCGCCGGCATGGCGGTGCTCGAAAGCTACGATCACGCGATGGCGCGCGGCGCCACAATCCTGGCCGAGATCGCCGGCGTCGGGCTTTCGGCCGACGCCTCCGACATCGTCGCCCCGACCGTCGAGGGACCGGAAGCGGCCATGCGTTTCTGCCTGGCGGATGCCGGGCTCAATCCGGAAGATGTCGACTACCTCAACGCGCACGGCACCGGCACCAAGGCCAACGACCAGATCGAGACAGCGGCGATCAAGCGCGTCTTCGGCGACCATGCCCGTTCGCTTTCGGTCTCTTCGACCAAGTCGATGCATGCGCATTGCCTGGGCGCCTCCGGCGGGCTGGAGATGATCGCCTGTGTCATGGCGATCCGCGACGGCATCGTGCCGCCGACCGCCAACTACCGCGAGCCGGATCCGGAATGCGACCTCGACGTGACGCCCAACACGGCGCGCGAGCGCACGGTGCGCGCGGCGCTCAGCAACAGTTTCGCCTTCGGCGGAACCAACGCGGTGCTGGCCTTCAAGGCGGTCTGA
- a CDS encoding carbohydrate ABC transporter permease has product MPSGTQARKYRLQGAGLDLALPYLMLAPGLTIVLGVLVYPLWDGLRASTRAYRYGSPISNVGFQNYVQLWSDAQFLNALWVTVKFVALSVSFEAVLGFALALFCLHEFRGIRLLRTVLIIPMVITPVVVAIVFRLIYASDAGMLTALSKATGGGEVQILGNPLNAFIGLVALDVWEWTPLMFLILLAGLQSLPHEPFEAARVDGAGAWRVFADLTFPMMRPVLAVAIVLRTIDAFGTFDQVFVLTRGGPGEATRLISIYGYDTAFKFQQTGYAAALFVTIGLVVLALAFSAIRLLRRVDAS; this is encoded by the coding sequence ATGCCAAGCGGCACGCAGGCTCGCAAATATCGCCTGCAGGGGGCGGGGCTCGACCTCGCCCTCCCCTATCTCATGCTGGCGCCGGGCTTGACGATCGTGCTCGGCGTGCTGGTCTATCCGCTCTGGGATGGGCTGCGCGCCAGCACCCGGGCTTACCGCTATGGTTCACCGATCTCCAATGTCGGCTTCCAGAACTATGTGCAGCTTTGGAGCGACGCGCAGTTTCTCAATGCGCTCTGGGTCACAGTGAAGTTCGTGGCGCTGTCGGTGTCGTTCGAGGCGGTGCTTGGCTTCGCGCTGGCGCTGTTTTGCCTGCATGAATTTCGCGGCATCCGGCTGCTCAGGACCGTGCTGATCATTCCCATGGTGATCACGCCGGTGGTCGTCGCCATCGTGTTCCGACTGATCTACGCCAGCGACGCCGGCATGCTGACGGCGCTGTCAAAGGCCACGGGCGGAGGCGAGGTGCAGATCCTCGGCAATCCGCTCAATGCCTTCATCGGCCTTGTTGCGCTGGACGTCTGGGAATGGACGCCGCTGATGTTCCTGATCCTGCTCGCCGGGCTGCAATCGCTGCCGCACGAGCCGTTCGAGGCGGCGCGGGTCGACGGCGCCGGCGCCTGGCGCGTCTTCGCCGACCTCACCTTCCCGATGATGCGTCCGGTGCTGGCGGTGGCGATCGTTCTCAGGACCATCGACGCCTTCGGCACTTTCGACCAGGTTTTCGTCTTGACCCGTGGCGGGCCTGGCGAAGCGACGAGGCTGATCTCGATCTACGGCTACGACACCGCCTTCAAGTTCCAGCAGACCGGATATGCGGCGGCTCTGTTCGTGACGATCGGCCTCGTCGTGCTCGCGCTCGCCTTCAGCGCCATCAGGCTGTTGCGCAGGGTGGACGCGTCATGA
- a CDS encoding glutathione S-transferase family protein, which translates to MTDLSAFPITKRWPAKQPERLQLYSATTPNGVKVSIALEEIGLAYEPHYVDIGKNESWTPEFLSLNPNGKIPAIVDPDGPGGKPIGLFESGAILLYLADKTGKLIPADPARRYETIQWVFFQMAAIGPIFGQVGFFHKFAGREIADKRPLERYRDESRRLIGVLETRLKGRKWIMDDDYTIADVSMLGWVRNLIGFYEARELVGFDDFPTVADWLERGLARPAVKRGLTIPAKG; encoded by the coding sequence ATGACCGACCTGTCCGCCTTTCCGATCACCAAGCGCTGGCCGGCCAAGCAGCCCGAGCGCCTGCAGCTCTATTCCGCCACGACGCCCAACGGCGTGAAGGTCTCGATCGCGCTGGAGGAGATCGGCCTTGCCTATGAGCCGCACTATGTCGATATCGGCAAGAACGAGAGCTGGACGCCGGAGTTCCTGTCGCTCAACCCGAACGGCAAGATCCCGGCGATCGTCGATCCGGACGGCCCGGGAGGCAAGCCTATCGGCCTGTTCGAGTCCGGCGCCATCCTGCTCTATCTGGCCGACAAGACCGGCAAGCTCATTCCTGCCGATCCGGCGCGGCGCTACGAGACGATCCAGTGGGTGTTCTTCCAGATGGCGGCGATCGGCCCGATCTTCGGACAGGTCGGCTTCTTTCACAAATTCGCCGGGCGCGAGATTGCCGACAAGCGGCCGCTGGAGCGCTACCGCGACGAGTCGCGGCGGCTGATCGGCGTGCTCGAAACGCGGCTGAAGGGCCGCAAGTGGATCATGGATGACGACTACACCATCGCCGACGTATCGATGCTGGGCTGGGTGCGCAACCTGATCGGCTTCTACGAGGCGCGTGAGTTGGTCGGTTTCGACGATTTCCCGACTGTCGCCGACTGGCTCGAGCGCGGTCTGGCGCGGCCGGCGGTGAAACGGGGCCTCACCATCCCGGCGAAGGGCTGA
- a CDS encoding nucleoside triphosphate hydrolase, whose product MSEIAHITAAIFKRAGKAKRFVVAIAGPPGSGKSTLSANLRELLPEGSSEVVPMDGFHYDDIILNRRGLRPRKGAPETFDFAGFETLLKRIRSGEPDIAIPVFDRSIELSRAAAEIVGADTKFILVEGNYLLLDEEPWSRLAPLFDFTIFVDVPRNELERRLMERWREHGKSDEDARAWIASNDMPNIERVLARRRPADMVVG is encoded by the coding sequence ATGTCCGAGATCGCCCATATCACAGCCGCCATCTTCAAGCGCGCCGGCAAGGCCAAACGCTTCGTCGTCGCCATCGCCGGTCCGCCGGGCTCCGGCAAGTCGACGCTATCGGCAAACCTGCGTGAGCTTTTGCCGGAAGGCAGCTCCGAGGTCGTGCCGATGGACGGTTTCCATTATGACGACATCATTCTGAACCGCCGCGGCCTGCGCCCCCGCAAGGGCGCGCCGGAAACCTTCGATTTCGCCGGCTTCGAAACGCTGCTGAAGCGCATCCGCTCCGGCGAGCCCGATATCGCCATTCCCGTGTTCGACCGTAGCATCGAACTGTCGCGCGCGGCGGCCGAGATCGTCGGCGCCGACACAAAGTTCATCCTGGTCGAGGGCAACTACTTGCTGCTCGACGAGGAGCCGTGGTCGCGGCTGGCGCCTTTGTTCGATTTCACCATCTTCGTGGACGTGCCGCGCAACGAGCTCGAGCGCCGGCTGATGGAGCGCTGGCGCGAGCACGGCAAGTCCGATGAGGACGCCCGCGCCTGGATCGCCTCCAACGACATGCCCAACATCGAGCGGGTTCTGGCGCGGCGCCGGCCTGCCGACATGGTCGTTGGTTGA
- a CDS encoding PLP-dependent aminotransferase family protein translates to MRPHPKPQPFPLDTLTVNRSSPEHLSRQLYHGLVAIIRSRALPPGSELPSTRALAAELGLGRNTIVAAYDQLVTEGYLANRRGARPVIVDLPEGPRESPREESPAPLRSPSLRGRLLLSQPYHHGRPGHVAFHPGMPDAQSFPFGVWGRLVARRASHGGETLFGTYDVTGHPALKEAIAGYLFSARGVRCRPEQIVVTTGAQAAFDLLARLLLDPDDTVWMEEPGYYGAKAAFTVAGARILPIAVDQERGWRLDPPDPLPRLIYVTPACQHPLGITMRMEERLRLLDIAETANSWVIEDDFDGEYRFQGRPVPAIQSMDRSGRVIYVGTFAKLLFPALRLGFMVLPPELAGRIVNALSTTGQFAPLLLQAALADFITEGHMSRHLKRMRRIYAQRRQLFRDIVTERLRDEITLSPAEAGIQVVGYLKEGIDDIKVGQAAAKRAINVSPLSKYFQNTAPTQGLVLGYAACDAAQTRDGVERLAQAIGEVLG, encoded by the coding sequence ATGCGCCCCCACCCCAAACCCCAACCCTTCCCGCTCGACACGCTCACCGTGAACCGCTCGAGCCCCGAGCATCTGTCGCGCCAGCTCTATCACGGCCTCGTCGCCATCATCCGCAGCCGCGCGCTGCCCCCCGGTTCGGAGCTGCCTTCCACCCGGGCTCTCGCCGCCGAGCTCGGCCTTGGCCGCAACACCATCGTCGCCGCCTACGACCAACTCGTCACCGAGGGCTATCTCGCCAACCGCCGGGGCGCCCGCCCGGTCATCGTCGACCTGCCCGAAGGCCCGCGCGAGTCGCCGCGCGAGGAGTCGCCCGCCCCGCTGCGATCGCCCTCGCTGCGCGGCCGGCTTCTGCTCAGCCAGCCCTACCATCACGGCCGTCCAGGCCATGTCGCCTTCCACCCCGGCATGCCGGACGCGCAGAGCTTTCCCTTCGGTGTCTGGGGCCGGCTGGTGGCGCGCCGCGCCAGCCATGGCGGCGAGACGCTGTTCGGCACCTATGACGTCACCGGCCACCCGGCGCTGAAGGAGGCGATCGCCGGCTACCTCTTCTCCGCGCGCGGCGTGCGCTGCCGGCCGGAGCAGATCGTCGTCACCACCGGCGCGCAGGCCGCCTTCGACCTTCTCGCACGCCTGCTGCTCGACCCCGACGACACGGTGTGGATGGAGGAGCCCGGCTATTACGGCGCCAAGGCCGCCTTCACCGTGGCCGGCGCAAGGATCCTGCCGATCGCGGTCGACCAGGAGCGCGGCTGGCGCCTCGACCCGCCGGACCCGTTGCCCCGCCTCATCTATGTGACGCCGGCCTGCCAGCATCCGCTCGGCATCACCATGCGCATGGAGGAGCGGCTGCGCCTGCTCGACATCGCCGAAACCGCCAATTCCTGGGTGATCGAGGACGATTTCGACGGCGAATACCGTTTTCAAGGCCGCCCCGTGCCGGCGATCCAGAGCATGGACCGCTCAGGCCGCGTCATCTATGTCGGCACCTTCGCCAAGCTTCTGTTCCCGGCGCTGCGCCTCGGCTTCATGGTGTTGCCGCCGGAGCTCGCCGGCCGCATCGTCAACGCGCTCTCCACCACCGGCCAGTTCGCGCCGCTGCTGTTGCAGGCAGCCTTGGCCGATTTCATCACCGAAGGCCATATGAGCCGGCACCTGAAGCGCATGCGCCGCATCTACGCCCAACGCCGCCAGCTCTTCCGCGACATCGTCACCGAGCGCCTGCGCGACGAGATCACGCTTTCGCCCGCCGAAGCCGGCATCCAGGTGGTGGGTTATCTCAAGGAAGGCATCGACGACATCAAGGTCGGCCAGGCAGCGGCGAAAAGGGCGATCAACGTCTCGCCGCTGTCGAAATACTTCCAGAACACCGCGCCGACCCAAGGGCTGGTGCTGGGCTACGCCGCGTGTGACGCGGCGCAGACGCGGGACGGGGTGGAGAGATTGGCACAGGCGATTGGGGAAGTGCTGGGGTGA
- a CDS encoding D-alanyl-D-alanine carboxypeptidase family protein, whose product MALLLLVAGCTTAAPPESVLAVPAQPQKYAAIVVDASTGKTLFEVNSRSQRYPASLTKMMTLYMLFEALESGRVTKETRIPVSDHAASQPPTKLRFRHGETIDVDSAIRAMVVKSANDVAVAVGEYLGGGSEDQFAAMMTAKARSLGMTGTNFRNACGLPDDGQVTTARDMAVLGMALEKRFPQHFHYFSESDFMFRGRLVRGHNDMLGRVRGVDGIKTGYIRASGYNIVTSYNADGRHLIVVVMGADTARQRNDHVEALIQRSLGPTIADAGQPRLMYSGQQPASPPPALLPPPDSALPGLLPPQPATPGQPASDFPSPDLASPGAPLLPTQ is encoded by the coding sequence ATGGCCCTGCTCCTGCTGGTCGCCGGCTGCACGACGGCGGCGCCGCCTGAAAGCGTGCTCGCCGTCCCGGCGCAGCCGCAGAAATATGCGGCGATCGTGGTCGACGCATCGACCGGCAAGACCCTGTTCGAGGTCAATTCGAGGTCGCAGCGCTATCCGGCGTCACTGACCAAGATGATGACGCTCTACATGCTGTTCGAGGCGCTGGAGAGCGGCCGCGTGACCAAGGAAACGCGGATCCCGGTTTCCGACCACGCCGCCTCGCAGCCGCCGACCAAGCTGCGCTTCCGGCACGGCGAGACGATCGACGTCGATTCCGCAATCCGCGCCATGGTGGTGAAGTCGGCAAACGACGTGGCGGTGGCGGTGGGCGAATATCTGGGCGGCGGCTCGGAGGACCAGTTCGCGGCGATGATGACCGCCAAGGCGCGCTCGCTCGGCATGACCGGCACCAATTTCCGCAACGCCTGCGGCCTGCCCGACGACGGCCAGGTGACCACGGCGCGCGACATGGCGGTGCTGGGCATGGCGCTGGAAAAGCGCTTCCCGCAGCATTTCCACTATTTCTCCGAAAGCGACTTCATGTTCCGCGGCCGGCTGGTGCGCGGCCACAATGACATGCTGGGGCGCGTGCGCGGCGTCGACGGCATCAAGACCGGCTACATAAGGGCTTCCGGCTACAACATCGTCACCTCCTACAATGCCGACGGCAGGCATCTGATCGTGGTGGTGATGGGCGCCGATACCGCGCGCCAGCGCAACGACCATGTCGAGGCGCTGATCCAGCGGAGTCTCGGACCGACGATCGCCGATGCCGGCCAGCCCAGGCTGATGTATTCCGGGCAGCAGCCGGCCTCGCCGCCGCCCGCCCTGCTGCCGCCGCCGGACTCGGCATTGCCAGGGTTGCTGCCGCCGCAGCCGGCGACGCCCGGCCAACCGGCGTCCGATTTTCCGTCGCCGGATCTCGCATCGCCCGGCGCGCCGCTGCTGCCGACGCAGTAG